A portion of the Lolium rigidum isolate FL_2022 chromosome 1, APGP_CSIRO_Lrig_0.1, whole genome shotgun sequence genome contains these proteins:
- the LOC124698427 gene encoding DNA repair protein REV1-like has protein sequence MSAKNSKLTAQFDADAATSAAAPGALFAGVSIFVDGFTVPSSQELKEIMLNNGGRMVNYFSRHTVTHIICTHLPESKMRNMRAFSKGLPVVKPAWVVDSLAENRILSCIPYQISHHSSSSRKQMKLSAFFSGKQDGTCNQGDRNDVNKDLGLQTSSAQEGSQDQNVFRENEGSLMSVEVAEDSLSPDEHEVSTLEERDGEDFAMDDDDNVCETEISESVNNDMDTKLYVPDSPDATSDVCGTNSVGSHLSLGLLEKDTAKSATRSHSTLTDPNFVENYFKHSRLHFIGTWRNRYRKRFSNSLGAKSSKGKNDHSGKKKTIIHIDMDCFFVSVVIRNRPELHDKPVAVCHSDNPKGTAEISSANYPARNYGIKAGMLIRDAKARCPHLTVVPYNFDAYGEVADQFYGILHKYCSKVQALSCDEAFLDMTECLHDNVEEVTERMRNEIFGTTKCTASAGIAENRLLARLATRSAKPNGQLFISSEKADDYLNTLPIKALPGIGFTVSAKLKSNEVEYCGQLRNISKDALHKDFGKKISNMLWNYCRGIDHSVVEDVQETKSVGAEVNWGVRFNEDKDADHFLVNLSKEVSLRLQGCGLQGRTVTLKVKTRRKGAGEPIKFMGCGDCETMSRSTKITGATDNLVTLQRIARQLFAAFHVDVKEVRGVGLKMSKLEHADLARGAPQGNMLKSWLGSSAEKLKKQGIEKTCLRGNNDDAGTSGLRNLGGSRPSFTRVASHSSKANLTIDRSTRVDAVEMPPLSELDLEVLKNLPPEIISEMNVMYKGELRGFLDMISGDEGKESNSKSLVSPAVDQNSVSASTAKLHGYGEHRDSVHLGKQKDTKGTTDQEVQAASASCSRACELGDTNSVTRLDFMPNSLSQADFTVLQELPEDVKADLFNVLPLHRSRDPTCSTSNVTEIKSPNDEGTDDPIHHLPGSCKKWAEQLKVSSSLILNAIAEQHADSISNKPLSSILEPIASLLPLCPNSGSEEWNDTLSCLSGLLVEYIHLKVDSDIEELHRCFLLLKRFSSASELFLELHNSILPLLQDSISQHYGGVLRL, from the exons ATGTCCGCCAAGAACAGCAAGCTCACGGCGCAATTCGACGCCGATGCGGCCACCTCCGCGGCGGCACCCGGGGCCCTCTTCGCGGGCGTCTCCATCTTCGTCGACGGCTTCACCGTCCCCTCTAGCCAG GAGCTGAAGGAGATTATGCTGAACAACGGAGGCCGTATGGTCAACTACTTCTCCAGGCACACCGTGACGCACATCATCTGCACTCACCTCCCAGAGAGCAAAATGCGGAACATGAG AGCATTCAGTAAGGGACTTCCTGTCGTGAAGCCGGCGTGGGTGGTGGATTCCCTTGCAGAGAACCGGATCCTCAGCT GCATTCCATATCAAATAAGTCACCATAGTTCTTCAAGCCGAAAGCAGATGAAGCTTTCTGCTTTCTTTTCTGGGAAACAAGATGGAACATGTAATCAGGGTGACCGAAATGATGTAAACAAAGACCTTGGGCTCCAAACTTCTTCTGCCCAGGAGGGATCACAAGACCAAAATGTATTTCGTGAAAACGAAGGATCATTAATGAGTGTTGAGGTAGCAGAGGACTCACTATCCCCGGATGAACACGAAGTTTCAACACTCGAAGAACGAGATGGTGAAGATTTTGCAATGGACGATGATGATAATGTTTGTGAAACAGAGATTTCAGAAAGTGTGAACAATGACATGGATACTAAACTTTATGTGCCTGATTCCCCTGATGCTACATCAGATGTGTGCGGTACAAACTCTGTGGGAAGCCATTTATCATTGGGTTTGCTGGAGAAAGATACAGCTAAATCTGCTACCCGTTCACATTCAACCCTAACAGATCCAAATTTTGTAGAAAATTATTTCAAG CATTCTCGACTGCATTTCATTGGGACCTGGAGAAATCGCTACCGCAAGCGCTTCTCAAATTCACTTGGAGCTAAAAGCAGTAAGGGGAAGAACGACCATTCTGGGAAGAAGAAAACAATAATTCATATTGATATG GACTGCTTTTTTGTATCCGTTGTCATCAGAAATAGGCCAGAGCTGCACGATAAGCCGGTAGCAGTTTGTCATTCAGACAATCCTAAAGGAACCGCAGAAATATCATCTGCAAACTATCCTGCGCGAAACTATG GGATAAAGGCTGGCATGTTAATTAGAGATGCCAAAGCTCGGTGCCCTCACTTAACAGTTGTTCCTTATAACTTTGATGCATATGGGgag GTTGCTGACCAGTTCTATGGTATTTTGCATAAATATTGCAGTAAGGTTCAG GCTTTGAGCTGTGATGAAGCATTTCTGGACATGACTGAGTGCTTACACGATAATGTGGAGGAAGTTACAGAAAGAATGAGAAATGAGATATTTGGTACAACAAAGTGTACTGCTAGTGCAGGTATTGCTGAAAACAGGCTCCTAGCCCGTTTAGCCACCAGATCTGCAAAGCCGAATGGACAGTTATTTATTTCATCCGAGAAG GCTGATGATTATTTGAATACCCTCCCTATCAAAGCACTTCCAGGCATTGGTTTTACCGTTTCTGCAAAACTGAAAAGCAACGAAGTTGAATACTGTGGTCAGCTTCGCAACATATCAAAG GATGCTCTCCATAAGGACTTCGGAAAAAAGATCAGTAATATGTTATGGAACTATTGCAGAGGAATTGACCATTCAGTTGTTGAAGATGTTCAG GAAACAAAATCTGTTGGTGCTGAAGTCAATTGGGGAGTCAGATTTAATGAGGACAAAGAT GCTGATCATTTTCTTGTGAACCTAAGCAAGGAGGTTTCTTTACGCTTACAAGGATGTGGGCTACAGGGCCGTACTGTTACCCTTAAG GTGAAAACAAGAAGAAAAGGTGCAGGAGAGCCAATAAAGTTTATGGGATGTGGTGACTGTGAAACTATGAGTCGTTCCACCAAG ATCACAGGTGCAACTGACAATTTAGTCACCCTTCAGAGAATTGCAAGACAATTGTTTGCAGCTTTTCATGTTG ATGTGAAGGAAGTTCGCGGAGTTGGACTAAAAATGTCGAAGCTTGAGCATGCAGATTTAGCACGAGGAG CACCACAAGGGAATATGCTTAAATCATGGCTTGGTTCATCAGCTGAAAAGCTTAAGAAACAGGGCATTGAGAAAACCTGCTTGCGTGGAAACAATGATGATGCAG GAACCAGTGGGCTGCGAAATTTGGGAGGCTCCAGACCATCATTTACACGCGTGGCATCCCATTCATCCAAGGCGAACCTCACAATTGATAGGTCTACCAGAGTCGATGCTGTTGAGATGCCACCATTATCCGAACTTGATCTGGAGGTCCTCAAAAACCTCCCCCCCGAGATAATATCTGAAATGAATGTCATGTACAAGGGAGAATTGCGTGGTTTTCTAGATATGATAAGTGGAGATGAAGGCAAGGAAAGCAATTCAAAATCTCTTGTTTCACCTGCCGTTGATCAGAACTCTGTGTCTGCTTCTACTGCAAAGTTGCATGGATATGGAGAGCATAGAGACTCTGTTCATTTGGGAAAGCAGAAGGATACTAAG GGGACAACAGACCAGGAAGTTCAAGCTGCCAGTGCATCGTGCTCAAGAGCCTGTGAATTGGGTGATACAAACAGTGTCACACGTCTTGATTTCATGCCTAATTCTCTAAGCCAGGCCGACTTCACAGTTCTGCAGGAATTACCTGAGGATGTCAAGGCTGATTTGTTTAATGTGCTTCCATTGCATAGGTCAAGAGATCCTACATGCAGCACTTCCAATGTTACTGAAATTAAATCTCCGAATGATGAAGGAACTGATGATCCAATACACCATCTCCCAGGAAGTTGTAAAAAATGGGCTGAACAGTTGAAAGTTAGCAGTTCTCTGATATTGAATGCTATTGCGGAGCAACATGCAGATTCTATCTCCAATAAACCTTTATCTTCCATTTTAGAGCCCATCGCTTCCCTCCTCCCTCTGTGCCCCAACTCAGGTAGCGAAGAATGGAACGACACACTCTCCTGCCTCTCTGGGCTTCTTGTAGAGTATATACACCTGAAAGTCGATTCTGATATTGAAGAGCTGCACAGATGTTTCCTTCTTTTGAAAAG GTTCTCCTCAGCATCTGAGCTTTTTCTGGAATTGCACAATAGCATTCTTCCTTTGCTACAG GATTCCATCAGTCAGCATTATGGTGGAGTATTGCGTTTGTAG
- the LOC124662008 gene encoding thaumatin-like protein, whose product MATAAALVATSLLATLLLLLAGGASAATLALYNKCGETVWPGIQPGAGKEILARGGFQLAPNRATSIRLPTGWSGRVWGRQGCRFDAAGRGKCATGDCGGALYCNGAGGTPPATLAEITLAATPTALDFYDVSLVDGYNVAIAMAPYHGSGANCRAAGCVSDLNSVCPAGLAVRGGGKVVGCRSACAAYGNAEYCCTGQFGGPQQCKPTNYSRLFKRACPKAYSYAYDDPTSILTCSSGTSYVVTFCPHRR is encoded by the coding sequence atggcgacggcggcggccctcGTGGCCACCAGCCTCCTGGccacgctcctcctcctcctggctggcggcgcgtcggcggcgacgcTGGCGCTGTACAACAAGTGCGGCGAGACGGTGTGGCCAGGCATCCAGCCGGGCGCCGGCAAGGAGATCCTGGCCCGCGGCGGCTTCCAACTCGCCCCGAACCGCGCCACCTCGATCCGGCTCCCCACGGGGTGGTCGGGCCGCGTGTGGGGGCGGCAGGGCTGCCGCTTCGACGCCGCAGGCCGCGGCAAGTGCGCGACGGGCGACTGCGGCGGCGCGCTGTACTGCAACGGGGCCGGGGGCACCCCGCCGGCCACGCTGGCGGAGATCACTCTCGCCGCGACCCCCACGGCGCTCGACTTCTACGACGTGAGCCTGGTGGACGGCTACAACGTGGCCATCGCCATGGCGCCGTACCACGGCTCCGGCGCCAACTGCCGCGCCGCCGGCTGCGTCAGCGACCTCAACAGCGTCTGCCCGGCCGGCCTCGCCGTCCGCGGCGGCGGCAAGGTGGTGGGGTGCCGCAGCGCGTGCGCGGCGTACGGCAACGCCGAGTACTGCTGCACGGGGCAGTTCGGCGGGCCGCAGCAGTGCAAGCCGACGAACTACTCCCGGCTGTTCAAGCGGGCCTGCCCCAAGGCCTACTCCTACGCGTACGACGACCCGACGTCCATCCTCACCTGCAGCTCCGGCACCTCCTACGTCGTCACCTTCTGCCCTCACCGCCGCTAG